The Nerophis lumbriciformis linkage group LG05, RoL_Nlum_v2.1, whole genome shotgun sequence genome contains a region encoding:
- the snx15 gene encoding sorting nexin-15 — protein sequence MSRKAKEEYYRFFSVTETRTHEKGHTEYKVTARFVSKLRPEDVKEVVVWKRYSELKKLHGELAYTHRNLFRRQEEFPPFPRAQVFGRFDEAVIEERRSAAEAMLVFTTSIPALYNSPQLKDFFRGGEATRPLDPSLASSTGPLPPPLIPLPKRGALDCEPAEEEAGREAPTLPQDLGTNLSIDVGEPEVAAEAYSEAGNDGDVCTDAELDDRDVSPAKTHISQESQEEIDSLFDSVADECASPPKEEVMPPLSDSDLAVFDPCYKPDGSESSDNHLELLSLPASSLEKETVYLNLASAKLTSAMASEEEGDVSAAICGYRTAVDILITGVQGDPDPARKESVKRRIAQYLEHAEMLVDRQAASCRVK from the exons ATGTCCCGAAAAGCCAAAGAAGAATATTACCGCTTCTTTAGCGTGACTGAAACACGCACACACGAGAAAGGACACACGGAGTACAAAGTGACAGCAAGG TTTGTCTCCAAGCTTCGTCCGGAGGACGTGAAGGAGGTGGTTGTGTGGAAGAGATACTCGGAGCTGAAGAAACTCCACGGCGAGCTCGCCTacacgcacaggaacctgttcagAAGACAGGAGGAGTTTCCGCCGTTTCCACGAGCGCAAGTTTTTG GACGATTCGATGAGGCTGTGATCGAGGAGAGGAGGAGCGCTGCAGAAGCCATGCTGGTGTTCACTACAAGCATACCAGCGCTTTATAACAGCCCCCAGCTGAAGGACTTCTTCagg GGTGGTGAGGCCACGAGGCCTCTGGATCCTTCTCTAGCATCCTCTACCGGGCCCCTGCCTCCCCCTCTAATTCCCCTCCCCAAGCGGGGGGCCTTAGACTGTGAGCCAGCAGAGGAGGAGGCGGGGAGGGAGGCGCCCACCTTGCCTCAAGACCTCGGCACCAACTTGAGCATTGACGTTGGAGAGCCGGAGGTGGCGGCCGAGGCCTACAGCGAGGCGGGAAATGATGGAGACGTGTGCACAGACGCCGAGCTGGATGACAGAG ATGTGTCTCCGGCAAAGACGCACATATCACAAGAGTCTCAGGAGGAGATCGATTCGCTGTTTGACTCGGTGGCAGATGAATGTGCCTCTCCCCCGAAGGAAGAAGTTATGCCTCCGTTGTCTGACAGCGACCTGGCTGTCTTTGACCCCTGCTATAAACCAG ACGGTTCTGAATCCTCCGATAACCATTTGGAGTTGTTGTCGTTGCCTGCGAGCAGTCTGGAAAAGGAGACCGTTTATTTGAACCTGGCTTCCGCCAAGCTGACGTCCGCCATGGCGAGCGAGGAGGAGGGAGACGTGAGCGCTGCCATTTGCGGCTACAGAACAGCAGTGGACATACTGATCACTGGAGTGCAGG GTGATCCAGATCCAGCTCGGAAGGAGTCCGTCAAGAGAAGGATAGCACAGTATCTGGAACATGCTGAGATGCTGGTGGACAGACAGGCCGCGTCCTGCAGAGTAAAATAG